The proteins below come from a single Bernardetia sp. MNP-M8 genomic window:
- a CDS encoding APC family permease: protein MKEEQENYKKDSLSLKGAIALGTGVMIGAGIFALLGQVAELSGTWFPYIFIIGAIISGFSSYSYIKVSDAYPSSGGIAMILMKAYGKTTLTASASVLMAFSMIINESLVARTFGSYTLQLFEVDNTNIWIPTLGVGLLVFAYIINISGNKIIGKTSQFMAFIKIVGIIVFALGGLWAASFTFPDLIPSKIDNNSHSFPEYIGAIALSILAYKGFTTITNSGGEITNPHKNVGRSIIVSLVICTIIYFLVAIAVNSSLSISEIIKAKDYSLAQAARPAFGDYGLYFTVAIAIIATISGIIASIFAVSRMTAMLTKMNLIPHSHFGMSGSIQKHMLIYVVVIAITLTIFFDLSRIASIGAIFYLIMDMIVHWGVFKHLRKEVKAKGFILLSALLLDLIVLIAFLWVKATTDIFVVIVSIIGIALVFASEKWFLYWKKTEQNEGENKDM from the coding sequence ATGAAAGAAGAACAGGAAAATTATAAAAAAGACAGCCTGTCCCTTAAAGGTGCAATAGCTCTTGGAACTGGAGTAATGATTGGTGCAGGAATTTTTGCTCTTTTAGGACAAGTAGCCGAATTATCTGGAACTTGGTTTCCTTATATTTTTATTATTGGAGCTATTATTTCTGGGTTTAGTTCTTATTCTTACATCAAAGTTTCTGATGCGTATCCTTCTTCAGGAGGTATTGCAATGATTTTGATGAAAGCCTACGGAAAAACAACTCTAACTGCTTCTGCTTCTGTGTTAATGGCATTTTCTATGATAATAAATGAAAGTTTAGTAGCAAGAACATTTGGTTCTTATACTTTACAACTATTTGAAGTTGATAACACAAATATATGGATTCCTACATTAGGAGTAGGTTTATTAGTGTTTGCTTATATTATTAATATCTCGGGAAATAAGATAATCGGAAAAACTTCTCAGTTTATGGCATTTATCAAAATTGTAGGAATTATAGTATTTGCTTTAGGAGGTTTATGGGCAGCAAGTTTTACCTTTCCAGACTTAATTCCAAGTAAAATTGATAATAATAGCCATTCTTTTCCTGAATATATAGGAGCGATTGCCTTGTCTATCTTAGCGTATAAGGGTTTTACGACCATTACTAATAGTGGAGGCGAAATTACTAATCCTCACAAAAACGTTGGTAGGTCAATTATTGTTTCATTAGTAATTTGTACAATTATTTATTTTTTAGTTGCCATTGCTGTCAATAGTAGTTTATCTATTTCTGAAATAATCAAAGCAAAAGATTATTCTTTAGCACAAGCAGCTAGACCTGCTTTTGGAGATTATGGACTTTATTTTACAGTAGCAATAGCAATTATAGCCACTATTTCAGGAATAATAGCTAGTATTTTTGCTGTTTCTCGTATGACAGCTATGCTTACTAAAATGAATTTGATACCACATAGTCATTTTGGAATGTCAGGAAGTATTCAAAAACACATGCTAATTTACGTTGTGGTCATTGCGATTACTCTAACTATTTTCTTTGACTTATCACGTATTGCCTCTATTGGAGCAATTTTTTATCTAATAATGGATATGATAGTTCATTGGGGCGTTTTTAAACATTTAAGAAAAGAGGTAAAGGCAAAGGGATTTATACTATTATCTGCATTATTACTTGATTTAATTGTATTAATAGCCTTTTTATGGGTCAAAGCTACTACTGATATTTTTGTAGTTATTGTTTCTATCATTGGAATAGCTCTAGTTTTTGCTAGTGAGAAATGGTTTTTGTATTGGAAAAAAACAGAACAAAATGAAGGAGAAAACAAAGACATGTAG
- a CDS encoding heavy metal-associated domain-containing protein: MKTLEQIHIKEYKITGMTCKGCEANVKKTLEALPQIETAEISVENGEGKLYFKEDIPTTILQEKLSKIGNYKITEKVSVLNGNAKSMTTLEQIMTKEYEITGMTCKGCEAKIKKALEALPQIEKAEISVENSDGIVYFHEDIPTTVLQEKLSKIGNYIITEKKNS; this comes from the coding sequence ATGAAAACGCTAGAACAAATCCACATCAAAGAATATAAAATTACAGGAATGACCTGTAAAGGTTGCGAAGCTAACGTAAAAAAGACATTAGAAGCACTTCCACAAATAGAAACAGCAGAAATTAGTGTAGAAAATGGAGAAGGAAAGCTTTATTTCAAGGAAGATATTCCTACAACTATTTTACAAGAAAAATTATCTAAAATAGGAAATTATAAAATTACAGAAAAGGTAAGTGTATTAAACGGAAATGCTAAATCTATGACAACGCTAGAGCAAATAATGACAAAAGAATATGAAATTACTGGAATGACCTGCAAAGGCTGCGAAGCAAAAATAAAAAAAGCATTAGAAGCACTTCCACAAATAGAAAAAGCAGAAATTAGTGTAGAAAATTCTGATGGAATAGTTTATTTTCATGAAGATATTCCTACAACCGTTTTACAAGAAAAATTATCTAAAATAGGAAATTATATTATTACAGAAAAAAAAAACTCTTAA